One window from the genome of Amblyraja radiata isolate CabotCenter1 chromosome X, sAmbRad1.1.pri, whole genome shotgun sequence encodes:
- the nrg4 gene encoding pro-neuregulin-4, membrane-bound isoform yields the protein METPAHGELCPDSYDSYCFNGGTCYILISTPFCWCDNSFKGNRCQEFLLPSQQPERTVSSLLVILIVVTLLVVLLAITGRTYCYCRKQRQKRRKEQSRSLYHVVARHRSIDIG from the exons ATGGAAACACCAG CACATGGAGAACTCTGTCCAGATAGCTACGATTCCTACTGCTTTAATGGAGGCACCTGCTACATTCTAATATCCACTCCATTCTGCTG GTGTGACAACAGTTTCAAAGGCAACCGATGCCAGGAGTTcttgctgcccagccagcagccggAGAGGACCGTCAGCTCGTTGCTGGTCATTCTCATTGTGGTGACCCTGCTCGTCGTGTTACTTGCGATCACAGGCCGAACCTACTGCTACTGCCG GAAGCAGAGGCAGAAGAGGAGGAAGGAGCAGAGCCGGAGTTTGTACCACGTCGTGGCCCGACACAGAAGCATCGACATCGGGTAG